The Mycobacterium paragordonae genome includes a region encoding these proteins:
- a CDS encoding o-succinylbenzoate synthase, protein MPPLQDLLDRLHVVALPMRVRFRGITTRELALIEGPAGWGEFGAFVEYEPPEAAHWLASGIEAAYAESPPARRDRIPINATVPAVEAAEVPAVLARFPGARTAKVKVAEPGQRLADDVDRVNAVRELVPTVRVDANGGWSVEEAVKATSALTADGPLEYVEQPCATVAELAELRRRVDVLIAADESIRKAEDPLAVVRAGAADVAVLKVAPLGGISAMLRVAAQIDIPIVVSSALDSAVGIGHGLAAAAALPELRHACGLGTGRLFVDDVADPVAPVDGFLPVGPVTPDPARLEALRAPADRRQWWIDRVKTCYPLLVPSIG, encoded by the coding sequence ATGCCGCCGTTGCAGGACCTGTTGGACCGCCTGCACGTGGTGGCGCTGCCCATGCGGGTGCGGTTCCGCGGCATCACCACCCGGGAACTGGCGTTGATCGAGGGCCCGGCCGGCTGGGGTGAGTTCGGCGCGTTCGTCGAATACGAACCGCCCGAGGCCGCGCACTGGCTGGCATCCGGGATCGAGGCCGCCTACGCCGAGTCGCCGCCGGCGCGACGCGACCGCATCCCGATCAACGCGACGGTGCCGGCCGTCGAGGCCGCCGAGGTGCCCGCCGTGCTGGCCCGATTTCCCGGGGCCCGCACCGCCAAGGTGAAGGTCGCCGAGCCGGGACAGCGCCTGGCCGACGACGTCGACCGGGTCAATGCGGTCCGGGAGTTGGTCCCGACGGTCCGGGTGGACGCCAACGGCGGCTGGAGCGTCGAGGAAGCGGTTAAGGCCACCTCGGCGCTGACCGCTGACGGCCCGCTGGAATACGTCGAACAGCCCTGCGCCACGGTCGCCGAACTCGCCGAGCTGCGCCGCCGAGTCGACGTGCTCATCGCCGCCGACGAAAGCATCCGCAAGGCCGAGGACCCGCTGGCGGTGGTCCGGGCCGGCGCCGCCGACGTCGCGGTGCTCAAAGTTGCTCCGCTGGGCGGTATTTCGGCCATGCTGCGGGTCGCCGCGCAGATCGACATCCCGATCGTGGTGTCCAGCGCGCTGGACTCCGCCGTCGGGATCGGCCATGGTCTGGCGGCCGCGGCTGCCCTGCCGGAGCTGCGGCACGCCTGCGGACTGGGTACCGGCCGGCTCTTCGTCGACGACGTCGCCGATCCGGTCGCGCCCGTCGACGGGTTTCTTCCGGTGGGTCCGGTGACACCCGATCCCGCCCGGCTCGAAGCGTTGCGGGCGCCGGCGGATCGGCGACAGTGGTGGATCGACCGGGTCAAGACCTGCTACCCGTTGCTTGTACCGTCGATCGGGTGA
- a CDS encoding alpha/beta fold hydrolase: MINLAFDDKGTGEPVVFISGRGGAGRTWHLHQVPAFLAAGYRCVTFDNRGIGATENAEGFTTQTVVNDTAAVIESLGVGPVRIVAVSMGSYIAQELMVVRSELVSSAVLMATRGRLDRTRQFFHQAEADLDAAGHGLPATYDAKTRLVENFSRKTLNDDAAIADWIAMFSMWPTKLTPGYRCQLDIAPQTNRLPAYRNIAAPVLVIGFSDDVITPPYLGREVADALPNGRYLQVPDTGHLGFLERPEAVNAAMLKFFAGTKA; the protein is encoded by the coding sequence GTGATCAACCTGGCTTTCGACGACAAGGGGACCGGTGAGCCGGTTGTCTTCATTTCCGGCCGCGGCGGTGCCGGACGCACCTGGCACCTGCACCAGGTCCCGGCGTTCCTGGCGGCCGGGTATCGCTGTGTCACCTTCGACAATCGCGGGATCGGCGCCACCGAGAACGCCGAAGGCTTCACCACCCAGACCGTGGTGAACGACACCGCGGCCGTGATCGAATCCCTCGGCGTCGGTCCGGTGCGAATCGTCGCGGTGTCGATGGGCTCCTACATCGCACAGGAACTCATGGTGGTCCGCTCCGAACTGGTCAGCTCGGCCGTGCTGATGGCCACCCGCGGCCGGCTGGACCGCACCCGCCAGTTCTTTCACCAGGCCGAGGCCGACCTCGATGCCGCCGGTCACGGACTGCCCGCCACATACGACGCGAAAACCCGCTTGGTGGAGAACTTCTCCCGCAAGACCCTGAACGACGACGCGGCCATCGCCGACTGGATCGCCATGTTCAGCATGTGGCCGACCAAGCTCACTCCCGGCTACCGCTGCCAGCTGGACATCGCCCCGCAGACCAACCGGTTGCCCGCCTACCGCAACATCGCCGCGCCGGTGCTGGTGATCGGGTTCTCCGACGACGTGATTACGCCGCCCTACCTGGGCCGCGAGGTCGCCGACGCGCTGCCCAACGGCCGCTACCTGCAGGTCCCGGACACCGGGCACCTAGGGTTCCTGGAGCGGCCGGAGGCGGTCAATGCCGCGATGCTGAAATTCTTCGCCGGCACGAAGGCATAG
- a CDS encoding serine/threonine-protein kinase gives MPLADGDVFAGFTIARLLGSGGMGEVYLAQHPRLPRWDALKILPAALTDDADFRQRFNREADLAAGMWHPNIVGLHDRGEFDGQLWITMDFVDGTDAARALREDFPSGMPEHLVLDIVTAVADALDYAHQRNLLHRDVKPANILLTHPGPDRQRILLADFGIARRTDDIGGLTTTNATVGSIAYAAPEQLMAEPLDGRADQYALAATAFHLLTGVPPFEHSNAAAVIGKHLTAPPPLVSQRRPELARLDPVLAKAMSKDPGQRFARCSDFAQALRAAVIGPAVYQYPTQPAMPWPPAQPMPARPRWPAIVVPLVLVVLLLGAAGFAATQLLRPEPRSTAAPQWQPYVDYGKQFALWLTTVSAKSAKSDVQRLLDGSTGEFHDDFAKNSANFTEVLVQANTVTTGSVKSAGLQSLTGTTATVLVAASSTSSTNSQPSQEPRSWRLLLRVEKSGSDYRVSNDYKVSKVEFVP, from the coding sequence ATGCCGCTGGCCGATGGCGACGTCTTTGCCGGTTTCACCATCGCGCGACTGCTCGGCTCCGGGGGGATGGGCGAGGTTTACCTGGCTCAACATCCCAGGCTGCCGCGCTGGGACGCGCTGAAAATCCTGCCCGCCGCGCTCACCGACGATGCCGACTTCCGGCAGCGCTTCAACCGGGAGGCCGACCTGGCGGCCGGCATGTGGCACCCCAACATCGTCGGCCTGCACGACCGCGGCGAGTTCGACGGTCAGCTGTGGATCACCATGGACTTCGTCGACGGCACCGACGCGGCTCGGGCGCTGCGGGAGGACTTCCCGTCCGGCATGCCCGAGCATCTTGTGCTGGACATCGTCACGGCCGTCGCCGACGCGCTGGACTACGCCCACCAGCGCAACCTGCTGCACCGCGACGTCAAGCCCGCCAACATCCTGCTCACCCACCCCGGGCCGGACCGGCAGCGAATTCTGTTGGCAGACTTCGGTATTGCCCGTAGGACGGATGACATCGGCGGGCTGACGACGACGAATGCGACGGTCGGTTCGATCGCCTACGCGGCGCCCGAGCAGCTGATGGCCGAGCCGTTGGACGGACGTGCCGATCAATATGCGTTGGCCGCCACGGCTTTTCACCTGTTGACCGGCGTGCCGCCATTCGAGCACTCCAATGCGGCGGCGGTGATCGGCAAGCATCTCACCGCGCCGCCACCACTGGTATCGCAGCGCCGACCCGAGCTGGCGCGGTTGGATCCCGTTCTGGCCAAAGCGATGTCGAAAGATCCCGGGCAGCGCTTCGCGCGCTGTTCGGATTTCGCGCAGGCACTTCGCGCGGCGGTCATCGGGCCGGCTGTCTATCAGTACCCGACCCAGCCCGCGATGCCCTGGCCCCCCGCGCAACCCATGCCCGCGCGGCCGCGCTGGCCGGCGATCGTGGTCCCGTTGGTCCTGGTGGTGCTGCTGCTCGGCGCCGCCGGCTTCGCCGCGACGCAGCTGCTGCGGCCGGAACCCAGATCCACCGCGGCGCCGCAGTGGCAACCGTATGTCGACTACGGCAAGCAGTTCGCGCTGTGGCTGACCACTGTCAGCGCGAAGTCGGCGAAGAGCGACGTGCAACGGCTGCTGGACGGGTCGACCGGTGAATTCCACGATGATTTCGCGAAGAACAGCGCCAATTTCACCGAAGTGCTGGTGCAGGCGAACACCGTCACCACCGGGTCGGTGAAATCCGCCGGCCTGCAGTCACTTACCGGCACGACAGCCACTGTGCTGGTCGCCGCGAGCTCGACGAGTTCGACGAACAGCCAGCCCAGCCAGGAACCGCGGAGCTGGCGTTTGCTACTGCGGGTCGAGAAGTCGGGCAGCGATTACCGGGTGTCCAACGATTACAAGGTGTCCAAGGTGGAGTTCGTCCCATGA
- the menD gene encoding 2-succinyl-5-enolpyruvyl-6-hydroxy-3-cyclohexene-1-carboxylic-acid synthase — MNPSTTQARVVVDELIRGGVRDVVLCPGSRNAPLAFALQDADRAGRLRLHVRIDERTAGYLAIGLAIGANAPVCIAMTSGTAVANLGPAVVEANYARVPLIVLSANRPYELLGTGANQTMEQLGYFGSQVRATISLGLAEDVAERLPALNATWRSATCRVLVAAMGSRTANAGPVHFDIPLREPLVPDVEHLNAPTPAGRPDGKPWTYTPPVTFDQPLDIDLTPDTVVIAGHGAGTHPNLADLPTVAEPTAPPAANPLHPLALPLLRPQQVIMLGRPTLHRPVSALLADAAVPVFALTTGPRWPDVSGNSQATGTRAVTTGTPDPAWLRRCAELNEHAVAAVRGQLAEHPLTTGLHVAAAVADALRPGDQLVLGASNPVRDAALVGLDARGIQVRSNRGVAGIDGTVSTIIGAALAFERVGNPDAPPRTVALIGDLTFVHDSSGLLIGPTEPTPRQLTIVVSNDNGGGIFELLEQGDPRFSDVSARVFGTPHDVDVGALCRAYHVESRQIEVDQLAAALDEPGTGMRVLEVKADRSSLRRLHAAIKAAL; from the coding sequence GTGAACCCCTCGACGACCCAGGCGCGCGTCGTCGTCGACGAATTGATTCGCGGCGGCGTCCGCGACGTGGTGTTGTGTCCCGGCTCACGCAACGCGCCGCTGGCATTCGCACTGCAGGACGCCGACCGGGCGGGCCGGCTGCGGCTGCACGTGCGCATCGACGAACGGACCGCCGGCTATCTGGCCATCGGCCTGGCCATCGGCGCGAACGCGCCGGTGTGCATCGCCATGACGTCGGGCACTGCGGTAGCCAACCTCGGGCCGGCGGTGGTCGAGGCGAACTATGCCCGGGTCCCGCTGATCGTGCTGTCCGCCAACCGGCCCTACGAACTGCTGGGCACGGGCGCCAACCAGACCATGGAGCAACTCGGCTATTTCGGCTCCCAGGTGCGGGCCACCATCAGCCTGGGCCTGGCCGAAGATGTGGCCGAGCGGTTGCCCGCCCTCAATGCCACCTGGCGTTCGGCAACCTGCCGAGTATTGGTGGCCGCCATGGGTTCTCGCACAGCGAACGCCGGTCCCGTGCACTTCGACATCCCGCTGCGCGAACCTCTGGTGCCCGATGTCGAGCACCTGAATGCGCCGACTCCGGCGGGGCGCCCCGACGGGAAACCGTGGACCTACACCCCGCCGGTCACCTTCGATCAACCGCTGGACATCGACCTCACGCCCGATACGGTCGTCATCGCCGGCCACGGCGCCGGCACGCACCCCAACCTGGCCGACCTGCCGACCGTCGCCGAGCCGACGGCGCCGCCGGCGGCCAACCCGCTGCATCCGCTGGCGCTGCCGCTGTTGCGTCCCCAGCAGGTGATCATGCTGGGTCGCCCCACGCTGCACCGGCCGGTGTCGGCGCTGCTGGCCGATGCGGCGGTGCCCGTGTTCGCGCTGACCACGGGGCCCCGCTGGCCCGACGTCTCGGGCAATTCGCAGGCCACCGGCACCCGCGCCGTCACCACCGGAACGCCGGACCCGGCCTGGCTGCGCCGCTGCGCCGAACTCAACGAGCACGCCGTCGCCGCGGTGCGCGGGCAACTGGCCGAGCACCCGCTCACCACCGGTCTGCACGTCGCCGCCGCGGTCGCCGACGCGCTGCGACCCGGTGACCAGTTGGTGTTGGGCGCATCCAACCCGGTGCGCGACGCCGCGCTGGTCGGGCTGGACGCCCGCGGCATTCAGGTGCGGTCCAACCGCGGCGTCGCCGGAATCGACGGCACCGTGTCCACCATCATCGGGGCCGCGCTCGCGTTCGAGCGCGTCGGCAATCCCGATGCGCCGCCGCGCACGGTCGCACTGATCGGGGACCTCACCTTCGTGCACGACAGTTCGGGGCTGCTGATCGGGCCCACCGAACCGACCCCACGGCAACTGACCATCGTGGTGTCCAACGACAACGGCGGCGGCATCTTCGAACTGCTCGAGCAGGGCGACCCGAGGTTCTCCGACGTATCCGCACGGGTCTTCGGTACCCCGCACGACGTCGACGTGGGCGCGCTGTGCCGCGCGTACCACGTGGAGAGTCGCCAGATCGAGGTGGACCAGTTGGCCGCCGCCCTCGACGAGCCCGGCACCGGCATGCGGGTATTGGAGGTCAAGGCGGACCGGTCGTCGCTGCGGCGACTGCACGCGGCCATCAAGGCCGCGTTGTGA
- a CDS encoding DUF3592 domain-containing protein has protein sequence MLRILIHGTSEELPDTRPRMVVRWARITVLIVILLVTLQSVLLVAGAWRNDLAIKRNMGVAQAEVLSASPRRSTIEFVTPDRVTYRPELGVLYPSELATGMRIYVEYNKKDPNLVRVQHRNAGLAIIPAGSIAVVAWLIGAGALILLAVLDKRLNRADS, from the coding sequence TTGCTGCGCATCCTGATTCACGGAACCAGCGAAGAGCTGCCGGATACCCGGCCCAGGATGGTGGTGCGCTGGGCGCGCATCACCGTGTTGATCGTCATACTTCTGGTCACCCTGCAGTCGGTGCTGTTGGTGGCCGGGGCGTGGCGTAATGACCTGGCGATCAAACGCAACATGGGAGTCGCGCAGGCCGAGGTGCTCAGCGCCAGCCCGCGGCGCTCGACCATCGAGTTCGTCACCCCGGACCGCGTCACGTATCGGCCGGAACTCGGCGTGCTCTACCCGTCCGAATTGGCCACCGGCATGCGGATCTACGTCGAATACAACAAGAAGGACCCGAACCTGGTGCGGGTACAGCACCGCAACGCCGGCCTGGCGATCATCCCGGCGGGCTCTATCGCGGTGGTGGCCTGGCTGATCGGTGCGGGGGCCTTGATCCTGTTGGCGGTGCTGGACAAGCGGCTGAACCGGGCCGACTCCTAG